A section of the Dermacoccus nishinomiyaensis genome encodes:
- the qcrC gene encoding cytochrome bc1 complex diheme cytochrome c subunit translates to MSTLAARRRHPASLFVVLLLALVVTGGLYAAFAPKSAKAETTSASDVNAGKQLFLANCSTCHGTNATGTSAGPSLVGVGAAAVDFQVGTGRMPLAAPNTQAQRNTKQFSDKEIAQMAAYVASLGTGPNVPEKQYTTPGGNSAKGGELFRVNCAMCHNFAGSGGALTRGKYAPPLTSVSGKHIYEAMQTGPQSMPVFNDTNLSPQDKKDIITYLKDIEKQPAQGGHTLGNLGPVSEGLFVWTFGIGLCIAVAVWLGRKAA, encoded by the coding sequence GTGAGCACTCTCGCCGCCCGCCGCCGACACCCGGCCTCCCTGTTCGTCGTCCTGCTGCTGGCCCTGGTCGTCACCGGTGGCCTGTACGCAGCCTTCGCGCCGAAGAGCGCCAAGGCCGAGACGACGTCCGCCAGTGACGTCAACGCTGGCAAGCAGCTGTTCCTCGCGAACTGCTCGACCTGCCACGGCACGAACGCCACCGGCACGTCCGCCGGCCCCTCCCTCGTGGGCGTCGGCGCTGCCGCCGTCGACTTCCAGGTGGGCACCGGCCGCATGCCGCTCGCCGCGCCAAACACGCAGGCGCAGCGCAACACGAAGCAGTTCAGCGACAAGGAGATCGCCCAGATGGCCGCCTACGTGGCCTCGCTCGGCACCGGTCCCAACGTCCCCGAGAAGCAGTACACGACCCCGGGTGGCAACTCGGCCAAGGGTGGCGAACTGTTCCGCGTCAACTGCGCCATGTGCCACAACTTCGCCGGCTCGGGTGGCGCGCTGACGCGAGGCAAGTACGCGCCGCCGCTGACGTCCGTCTCGGGCAAGCACATCTACGAGGCCATGCAGACGGGCCCGCAGTCCATGCCGGTGTTCAACGACACGAACCTGTCGCCGCAGGACAAGAAGGACATCATCACCTACCTCAAGGACATCGAGAAGCAGCCTGCGCAGGGTGGTCACACCCTGGGCAACCTCGGCCCGGTCTCCGAGGGTCTGTTCGTGTGGACGTTCGGCATCGGCCTGTGCATAGCGGTGGCTGTCTGGCTCGGACGTAAGGCAGCGTGA